Below is a genomic region from Patescibacteria group bacterium.
TTCCCGACGAATAAACTTGCGCCAACTTTTTGGCAAACGCTTCTTTTTCATAGTAAAAAATATTATTTCTGGCAAAGAAAACAAATTTTTGCCAAACCTTTTTCATTTCTCTTGAGTTAAAAAGCTCATTTTATATTATACCAAAAAAATTTGATTTGGCAAAGAAGATTCTTTTTGTTAAAATAATCTCAGATTTTATTTTTTAAACTTTATTCTAATTCTATGGGTTTTTCTGTCGGCATTGTCGGCTTGCCTAATGTTGGCAAATCAACACTATTTAAAGCTTTAACAAAAAAACAGGTTGAAATTGCTAATTATCCTTTTACGACTATTAAGGAAAACGTTGGGGTAGTTAAAGTGCCGGACGAAAGATTGGAAAAATTAGCCGAAGTTTTAAAGCCGAAAGAAATTATTCCTACTCACATTGAATTTATTGATATTGCTGGTTTAGTCAAGGGTGCCCATAAAGGTGAAGGATTAGGCAATCAATTTTTGGCCAAGATCCGTGAGGTTGACTTAATTTGTCATTTGTTGCGCTCTTTCGAATCAAAAAACGTTCCCCATCCAAGCGGTGAGATTAATCCAAAATCTGATTTAGAGGTGATTGATTTGGAATTGATGATGGCTGATTTAGCCACTTTAGAAAAAAGATTAGAAAAAATAAAAAAAGAAGCAAGGTCTGGCGAAAAGAAGGCGATGAAAGAATTAGAAATTTTAGAAAAAATAAAAGAAGGTCTAGTAAAAGGAGTAGCAACGAGAAATCTAAATTTAACTCCAGAAGAAAAAGAAGAAATTCAAGACTTAAATCTGTTGACAATCAAACCAGTCATTTATGTTTTAAATATCTCTGAAGAAGATATTAGTGAAACAAAGTTTGGTTTAGGCCAAGCAATACCAATTTGTGCTAAATTGGAAGCTGAATTAGCTGAACTTTCCCCTGAAGAAGAAAAAGAATATCTAGCCAGCTATGGATTAAAACGTTCTCAACTGGATAATTTAATTGTCGCTGCTTACCAAACTTTAAATTTAATTACTTTCTTTACTTGTCAAAATCAAATCTTACAAGCCTGGACAATTGAAAAAGGAACAAAAGCACCAGAAGCAGCTGGTAAGATTCACACTGATTTTGCTAAAGGTTTTATCAAAGCCGAAGTTATTAACTGGCAAGATTTAGTCAAGGTTGGCTCTGAACATTTAGCTCGAGAGAAGGGTTTGATGAGAATTGAAGGAAAGGATTATCTCGTCCAAGATGGTGATGTTATTCATTTTCGGTTTCATTAAAAATTAAAAATAGTCTAGAATAAAAAAGGCGGGGATGAATGTTTATTCGTTTATTTTTCCCCGCCCCTCTTTTTTTAAATTCCCGGCCAAGACCGGGGTTTTATTTTCTCAATTTCCGGCCGAGGCCTCAACTGTTGTTGAAACAATAGACCTTGCCGAGGTCGAATGTTTTGATCCTTTTCTTGAGTTTGGTTTTTTTCTTTTTTTGTTTTTTTATTCATATTGACCTCCATATAATTTTTCAACAATGACAGGATCCTGTCATCAATTTTGCGAATATCAAAGGAATACCCACACACCAAATCTCAAAGAAAGTTTTATGGAAAATAATAATGCAGTTTCATGGGACATCGCCTGACGGCCCAACTTTTCGTAAAATATCTGTTTTGTTTTAAAGATTGGTGTGGGGTTATTTTTTCGTAACAAAATTTTCTGCGTTTGAAAATTTTGACGAAAAAATAAAAAATCGGCTTCTTTTTATTTAGGCCGATTCCGGTTTTTTTACACTCTAAAAATCAAAACTCTCAGCCGGATCGGCCTGAAGCAAAAAAGAAACCGAAATCATTTCTTAAATTACCCAACATCTTATTACTAAGAATAAACTGTTTACAACAAAGGTCAATAAAGTTATCCACAGTTAAAATTGCTGGCGGTGGGAGTCGAACCCACACGGAGTAAAACTCCATTGGATTTTAAGTCCAACGCGTATACCATTCCGCCACGCCAGCCTGGAGCGGGAGACGGGACTCGAACCCGCGATCTTCTCCTTGGCAAGGAGACGTTCTACCACTGAACTACTCCCGCTATATCTTAAAAATTTAAAGTACGAATTGCAAAATCAATTTTTTTAATTTTAAATTATTTTTAAAATTTGTCAAATTTCTAACTCAATTTTTTTTAAAACCCGTTCTAATTTTCTCTCAAAAATAATATTTTTTTTCTGTTCATATTTTCTTAATTTATCTTCAAAAACTGGAAGATTATTTAAAAAATTTTTTAAAACCTTTCCATCTATTTTCTGTGAAAAAAGTCCGTAGCCACTTTTTTCCAACAAAATTCCGTTGACTATTTGTTCAAAATCGCCTTTGATAGGAAGGGAAAGGATTGGTTTTTTTAGATAGATCGCTTCGCTCATTAAAGTAAAACCACCGTTAATAATCACTCCTTTAGCTCGACTTAATTCATCTAAAAATTCTCTTTCTTTGAATTCTTTCAAAATAATATTTCTTGTCTGTGAGGGTGAGCCAAGATTATAACAAATAAATTTTTCTTGAGGAAAGTTTCGAAAGACTGTAAATAATTTTTTCTTATAAAGAGGAACAGTTTGATAAACCAAAATAAAATTTTCCCTTCGTGGCTGAAGTTCAAAAATTTCTTTTCGTAAAATTGGCGGAACAACAAAAGTATTAGGACAAAATATCTTTTTGACTGGCGTGAGAAGTGGATTAAAAGAAGTAACAAAACGATAGTCGCCCAAAGGATAGAGAAATTCTAGGGTTCGAATGCCTACAAATTCTGAAAAATATTTAAAAGGAAAATCAATACGGCAAAGCTGAGTTGTTAATTGATTATCAACAGTAATTAAAGGCAAGTTGGTCGCTCGAGCAAACCAGCGAGAGAAAGGTTCAAAATCATTAATAATCAATTGAATTTGAAAATTTTTCACAACTCGTCTTAAAAGGGGAAAGTTTTTGCCAATAAATAAGGGTAAATTTTTAAAAAAATTAAAAGTGATTCCTAAACCGAAAACTCGATCAGTTAAATAAGAAAGACGATAGCCCTTCATTTCAATGGTGTCCATGGGAAACCATTTCTTCATTAATTTTAAACCTTGACTGTAAGTGATAATTTTGACCAAATGATTTCTTCTTCTTAAATATTCAATGACGGTTTTGCTTCGAATGGCATGACCAAAACCGTGACCAGAAAGAGCGTAGAGAATATTCATAGACTCTTACGAATTAAGAATTTTTACAAATATGCGATAAATTATTTTATAACCTTTCTAAAATTTTTAATTCTAATTTATCAGTTTCAGTATCATAAACAGCGAAGGTGGCTTTATAAAACATCCCGGCTAAATTACCGGGGTTGACCAATCTTGTTTGACCAATCTTTTTTTCCCAAGGTTTATGGCTATGACCATAAAAGACTAGGTCATATTTTTGAGTTTTGGCTATTTTTTCTGCCTCTTCTTGCTGATGGACAAAAGCAATTTTTTTACCATCTATTTTCAATTTGCCAAAATCTCCATGTAAGTTCACGTTTTTAAATTCTTTGACATTTTCTTTTAATGACTCGCGGTCACTAACATTACCATAAACCAGATGAATCTGTCCAGAAAAATTTGGAATCAAAACTTTATTTAGCATCGCTGGAGCACAAAGATCGCCACAATGAACGATTAAAGAAACACCCTGAGACTTAAGCCAAGCCAAGGTTTTTTCCAAATTAGGAACATTGTCATGAGTATCAGAGATAATAGCAATCTTCATAAAATTTTTAATTTTCAATAGTTACCTGTTTTTTCAACCAATCAATGACTTTTCGATTTAAAATCAAATTTCTTAAATAAGATCGATATTCATCGGTGTTAAGATCTTTCTGCATCTCGCTATCATATTGATAATAACGACGTAATCGATTAACTTCTTGGTCGAGTTCTTCTTCACTAATTGAAAAATTATTTTCCTGAGCAATTTTCCTAATCAACAAAGCTGTTTTGACTCTTTTTTCCGCTTGAGGTGTAAATTCTTTTTTCAATTCTTCTTTAGTTTTTTTGAGATGAAGGAGATAATCATTGATTTTTAAATTCATTTTTTCTAAACTCTGCTCTAATTCAAAGAGCATTTTTTCTTTCTCTTCGGCTAAAAGTAGCTCTGGAATTTCTTCAAAATCAGAAAGATTAATTAACTTATCTAAAATTTCTAATTCAATTCTCTCTTCTTCTTTTATTTTTGCCTCTTCTTCTAAATTAGCTTGCATTTGTCTTCTTAACTCATCTAAATTTTTAAAATGACCAAGGCTTTGGGCAAAACGATCATCAAGATTTGGTAACTCGATTTGATAAACAGCATTAACTTTGACCCTGAAATCAATACTTTTCCCGGCTAATTTTTTGTCATAAAAATTTTCTGGGTAATCTAGTTGAAATTCTTTAGAGTCGCCTCTTTTCAAACCAATTAATTGCTCGGCTAAACCGGGCAAATAAGCTGAATCGCCGACGAGATAAGAGATATTTTTGCCTTGTCCGCCTTCAACTGGCACTTTATTCAAAAACATTTCTAAATCAATTTCTAAACGATCACCTCTTTGGGCTGGCCTTTCAACCAGGGTCTCTTTACGTCGGGATTGTCTTAATTCCTCTAAAAGTTTCTCAATGCTTTTTTCTTGAATAAAAATTTTTTTTCTTTTAACTTTTATCTGGTTAATAGCACCAATCCTCACTGTCGGTAAAAGGACAACAGTTGCTTGATAAATAAATGGATTATTTCTGGCCAATTTTAAAATCTC
It encodes:
- the tig gene encoding trigger factor, encoding MEVKSQKLPKNTLELTIELQPEEFDFYLKKAEREISYQIQVPGFRPGRAPADLLKREISEAKIYEKAAQMAIEETYWQVIKEKKIEPITLPKIEILKLARNNPFIYQATVVLLPTVRIGAINQIKVKRKKIFIQEKSIEKLLEELRQSRRKETLVERPAQRGDRLEIDLEMFLNKVPVEGGQGKNISYLVGDSAYLPGLAEQLIGLKRGDSKEFQLDYPENFYDKKLAGKSIDFRVKVNAVYQIELPNLDDRFAQSLGHFKNLDELRRQMQANLEEEAKIKEEERIELEILDKLINLSDFEEIPELLLAEEKEKMLFELEQSLEKMNLKINDYLLHLKKTKEELKKEFTPQAEKRVKTALLIRKIAQENNFSISEEELDQEVNRLRRYYQYDSEMQKDLNTDEYRSYLRNLILNRKVIDWLKKQVTIEN
- the ychF gene encoding redox-regulated ATPase YchF, which codes for MGFSVGIVGLPNVGKSTLFKALTKKQVEIANYPFTTIKENVGVVKVPDERLEKLAEVLKPKEIIPTHIEFIDIAGLVKGAHKGEGLGNQFLAKIREVDLICHLLRSFESKNVPHPSGEINPKSDLEVIDLELMMADLATLEKRLEKIKKEARSGEKKAMKELEILEKIKEGLVKGVATRNLNLTPEEKEEIQDLNLLTIKPVIYVLNISEEDISETKFGLGQAIPICAKLEAELAELSPEEEKEYLASYGLKRSQLDNLIVAAYQTLNLITFFTCQNQILQAWTIEKGTKAPEAAGKIHTDFAKGFIKAEVINWQDLVKVGSEHLAREKGLMRIEGKDYLVQDGDVIHFRFH
- a CDS encoding metallophosphoesterase; amino-acid sequence: MKIAIISDTHDNVPNLEKTLAWLKSQGVSLIVHCGDLCAPAMLNKVLIPNFSGQIHLVYGNVSDRESLKENVKEFKNVNLHGDFGKLKIDGKKIAFVHQQEEAEKIAKTQKYDLVFYGHSHKPWEKKIGQTRLVNPGNLAGMFYKATFAVYDTETDKLELKILERL